One stretch of Deltaproteobacteria bacterium RBG_16_64_85 DNA includes these proteins:
- a CDS encoding isocitrate dehydrogenase (NADP(+)), whose product MTTGTAKILWTKTDEAPALATYSLLPVIQAFTKGTGVSVELRDISLAGRIIANFPDYLTESQRMPDYLTQLGELALTPEANIIKLPNISASIPQLMEAIKELRAHGYNLPDYPEEPKTDAEKALQERFAKVLGSAVNPVLRQGNSDRRAPLSVKNYAKKNPHKMGAWASDSKSHVAHMSGGDFYANEKSTTIKKATDVRIEFVAGDGKVTVLKKKLDLLEGEVVDSTVMNGRALRKFYEEQMEDAKKSGVLLSLHLKCTMMKISDPIMFGQAVSVYYKDVFEKHAAVFKELGVNPNNALGDLYAKIQKLPEAKRAEIEADIQEVYKKRPPLAMVDSDKGITNLHVPNDIIIDASMPVVVRDSGKMWGPDGKLHDTKAMIPDRCYATTYRTIIEDCKKNGAFNPATVGSIPNVGLMAQKAEEYGSHDKTFQAQGNGTIRVVDASGATLLEQKVEEGDIFRMCQVKDEPIRDWVKLAVKRARATGAPTVFWHDKNRAHDAQIIEKINKYLKDHDTKGLEFHILPPVEAMKFSLERFRAGKDTISVTGNVLRDYLTDLFPIIELSTSAKMLSVVPLLKGGGLFETGAGGSAPKHVQQFVKEGYLRWDSLGEFSAFAASLEHLGNTFKNEKALVLAETLDQAIGQLLDNKKSPARKVGLIDNRGSHAYIGLYWAQALAAQTKDKQLQARFAPVAKQLVENETKIYDEMIGAQRKPMDIGGYYDPDPVKTSKAMRPSATFNAIVDAIA is encoded by the coding sequence ATGACAACAGGAACGGCGAAGATCCTTTGGACAAAGACCGATGAGGCACCTGCACTGGCGACATACTCCCTGCTTCCCGTCATCCAGGCGTTTACAAAGGGAACCGGCGTTTCCGTTGAATTGAGGGACATCTCTCTTGCGGGCAGAATCATCGCAAACTTTCCCGATTACCTGACCGAGAGCCAGCGAATGCCGGATTATCTGACTCAATTGGGTGAGCTTGCGCTGACTCCGGAGGCCAACATCATCAAGCTGCCCAATATCAGTGCTTCCATTCCTCAGTTGATGGAAGCGATCAAAGAGTTGAGGGCGCACGGCTATAACCTCCCGGACTATCCCGAGGAACCGAAAACCGACGCGGAGAAAGCGCTCCAGGAAAGATTCGCCAAGGTTCTCGGAAGTGCCGTCAACCCGGTTCTACGGCAGGGGAACTCGGATCGCAGAGCGCCGCTCTCGGTGAAAAATTATGCGAAGAAAAATCCGCACAAAATGGGTGCCTGGGCCAGCGATTCCAAATCCCATGTGGCCCATATGAGCGGCGGGGATTTCTACGCCAACGAAAAATCCACCACCATAAAAAAAGCCACCGATGTGAGGATCGAGTTCGTTGCCGGCGATGGAAAGGTCACGGTCCTGAAAAAGAAGCTGGATCTGCTGGAAGGCGAAGTGGTCGATTCGACCGTGATGAATGGTCGCGCCTTGCGGAAGTTCTACGAAGAACAGATGGAAGACGCGAAGAAGAGCGGCGTGCTGCTGTCGCTGCACCTGAAATGCACGATGATGAAGATATCGGATCCAATCATGTTCGGTCAGGCCGTTTCCGTCTACTACAAGGATGTTTTCGAAAAACATGCGGCGGTATTCAAGGAGCTGGGCGTGAACCCGAACAACGCCCTGGGGGATCTTTACGCAAAGATCCAGAAGCTGCCGGAAGCCAAGAGAGCGGAAATCGAAGCGGACATCCAGGAAGTTTACAAAAAACGGCCGCCGCTCGCGATGGTCGACTCCGATAAAGGCATCACGAACCTGCATGTGCCGAACGATATCATCATCGATGCGTCGATGCCGGTCGTTGTCCGTGACTCGGGGAAAATGTGGGGTCCGGACGGGAAGCTTCACGATACGAAGGCGATGATTCCCGACCGGTGCTACGCGACGACGTATCGGACGATCATAGAAGACTGCAAGAAAAACGGAGCGTTCAATCCCGCGACCGTCGGTAGCATTCCGAACGTGGGGCTTATGGCGCAAAAGGCCGAGGAGTACGGTTCCCACGACAAGACGTTCCAGGCCCAAGGGAACGGAACGATCCGCGTGGTCGATGCTTCCGGGGCGACCCTGCTGGAGCAGAAGGTGGAAGAAGGGGATATCTTCAGGATGTGCCAGGTAAAGGATGAGCCGATCCGGGATTGGGTGAAGCTTGCCGTCAAAAGGGCAAGGGCGACCGGGGCACCCACCGTTTTCTGGCATGACAAAAACAGGGCGCACGATGCGCAGATCATCGAAAAGATCAATAAATATCTGAAGGATCACGATACGAAGGGTCTGGAATTCCACATCCTGCCCCCGGTCGAAGCGATGAAATTCTCGCTGGAAAGGTTCCGGGCGGGGAAGGATACGATTTCGGTTACCGGAAACGTATTGCGCGATTATCTCACCGACCTGTTTCCGATCATCGAATTGAGCACCAGCGCGAAAATGCTGTCCGTCGTACCCCTTCTGAAGGGTGGAGGGCTGTTCGAGACGGGGGCCGGCGGCTCGGCGCCCAAACATGTCCAGCAGTTTGTAAAAGAAGGGTATTTGCGATGGGATTCCCTTGGCGAATTTTCGGCGTTTGCGGCATCCTTGGAACATCTGGGAAACACCTTCAAGAATGAAAAGGCCCTCGTCCTGGCAGAGACGCTGGATCAGGCAATCGGGCAGTTGCTGGACAACAAGAAGTCTCCCGCTCGTAAAGTCGGTCTGATCGATAACAGAGGGAGCCATGCTTACATCGGGTTGTATTGGGCGCAGGCGCTGGCCGCACAGACCAAGGATAAGCAGCTGCAGGCGCGTTTCGCTCCGGTGGCGAAACAACTGGTAGAAAATGAGACAAAAATATACGACGAGATGATCGGAGCCCAAAGGAAACCGATGGATATCGGGGGCTACTACGATCCGGATCCGGTAAAGACGTCCAAGGCAATGCGTCCCAGCGCAACCTTCAATGCCATAGTGGACGCTATCGCATAA
- a CDS encoding flavoredoxin has protein sequence MKKSFGAKTLVFPTPVWVVGTYDKNGKPNAMSAAWGGICCSRPPCVAVSLRKATYTYGNIVGRKAFTISVPSETHAREADYIGIVSGKNVDKFHAAGLTPVRSTLVDAPYVEEFPLVLECRLLHTFEIGLHTQFVGEILDMKAEESVLGEKGLPDIEKVRPILFDPEINTYHGVGKLLGRAYSIGKEIG, from the coding sequence ATGAAGAAGTCCTTCGGTGCAAAGACGCTCGTTTTTCCCACCCCGGTATGGGTAGTGGGGACGTATGACAAGAACGGGAAACCGAATGCGATGTCCGCCGCCTGGGGCGGGATCTGCTGTTCACGTCCCCCATGCGTGGCGGTCTCCCTCCGGAAAGCCACCTACACGTATGGGAACATTGTAGGGCGAAAGGCGTTCACGATCAGCGTCCCCTCCGAGACCCATGCCCGGGAAGCGGATTACATAGGGATCGTTTCCGGGAAGAATGTTGACAAGTTCCATGCCGCCGGGCTCACTCCCGTCCGGAGTACCCTCGTGGACGCACCGTATGTCGAGGAATTTCCCCTCGTCCTTGAGTGTCGGCTTCTCCATACGTTCGAGATCGGGCTGCACACCCAATTCGTCGGGGAGATTTTGGATATGAAGGCGGAGGAATCCGTGCTCGGCGAGAAGGGACTCCCCGACATCGAGAAGGTGAGGCCGATCCTCTTCGACCCGGAGATCAACACCTACCACGGGGTAGGCAAGCTTCTTGGCCGTGCCTACTCGATCGGCAAAGAGATCGGATAG